Genomic segment of Bemisia tabaci chromosome 9, PGI_BMITA_v3:
GTTGACGGCCCGGTTGCCCTTCATGCTCTCGAAGCTGAGGTGCTGCGCCAGCCGAGGCAACTCCTCCTCGGACAACGACTTGCCCAAGAACTTTGCCGTCCTCCGGATCACCGAGGGCAGGTCCTGGAAACCACAGCGTCCATCAGAAATGGAGTGCCttcatggagatgttgcacgtgtgaggaatttgcgatttgaccattgattcttatgtaaaagtttgcgagaaacacgatggtgccactagttttctctgaaatcaactcccaagctcgaaaaaagctctcaaattgagaccaagatggaggggatatcccacgatatcctgagagtccacctctgcatcaagacaaactctccgcgcaaagatagggagcaaatacattagcagggttgccgtgtttttagttttagagtccccaaataaagtggcagccctgtcaatgtatttcctccctatctttgcacggagagtttgtcttgatgcagaggtggactctcaggataacgtgggatatcccctccattttggcatcaacttgagagctttttttgagctcgggagttgatttcagaggaaaccagtagcaccatcttgtctctcgcgaacttttacattagaatcagtagtcaaatcgcaaattcctcacacatgcaacatctccatttggaaAGTTGGTAATTGGGGTACAACTTATTTGGTATGGTCAAattcagagaatggcaggagacaggttgccgaagaaggtccttgattgggttcatCCTGGAAggagacgcagagggcgcccgaTTAGAGGTTGGAGGGAGatgattgaagcagaaatgttaaggtgctcggAGATCCAAGGTTTGTGGTTCgacagagagcagtggaggttaggagtcaaagagcgcgagggagtggtATAAAGCGACCTATATGTGTATAAGTATGTGGGGTATCCTTTTCGAATGGCTCAGCCATCTAAGATTTCGCGGAGCTCTCAGGGATAAAAAAATAGCTGACGTTGCATGCGCTACTgtaccgtgatagcgaagagggcAGTGAGtgcagaaatgaaaatttgagagaacgggctcagaagctccTGGCCGGGAAATTTTGTTGGAGGAAGcttccgttctttgtcaaattgccactaatcatccgagAGACTCCTAGAAAATCgttcggatgattaaaaattgaccgattttattACCTTAATAAATCACGGCaatgttagcgcctgcaagactacgtgaatacttcacgcattgcgcgtactccACAGTGCGCACTGttggtgcctacaagactacatggatacttcacgcattgtgcgtACGCCACTACGCTACCGTGATAGCgtagagagcagtaagtgcaaaaatgaagcttTGAGCAAACGGGCTCGGAAATTGGAAGCGTCTGACTGAACCATTGTATTGAAAAAGGCATCCACTCTTTGTTAACTTGCCACTAATCAttcggaagactcctagaaatcgtttggaagattgaaaatcgaccgattttgcTTCAATTACATAAAGAGGGTATTTTCTATTTCAATGCTAAACTATTGCTAAGCAAGACAgtcgtaagtgctatcttctgcatgcctTTGAGATTgagttttggacacacaacaaacataCTTTCAGCttaaaaaattggcagaagaggacggccctttacttgaaagcactgttttcattggctttcTGGAAGAatatttgctgttttagcaatttcagtgatttcatccaaaatagtttagacgaattttgaaggagacttaatttcgaaaattcgacacttgccgctctcttcgctatcgcggaAGAGAAGTGGAGTACCTTAATAGGGAGAGTTTGtcatcgggttttttttttttaatggctcAGCCGTCTAAGGTTTCATGGAGCTCTCAGGGACAGAAAAAAATGGCGGACATTGCATACGCTACTCAAGCTAACGTACATATTTGACACGGAGATATTGCTGAAATTGTAGGAACCTGTGTTCCTGACAATATCAAAATATTATCAATACAGAGTATAACACACACGGATAAAATTCTAAGGATTTATAAACCAAGTAGTGGTTCATCTAGAACACCACCAAAAGTCGTGGATGAagtaatgattctcggtctgtgaaccatactataGGTGTCTCTTGTCTCGTACCATAATAAGTACTGTAAGATTAGTGTATGCGGTAGATTGCTTCCACGAGCAATTTATAACTTGAAGTCCGTTTTCTCCATCAATTTTTGATTATTCGCTTTCTCCATTTGACAATTCGAATGGTCATATTTCAGAACTCTCTGCGTTccaaaaaaactaatttttcagCCGCATGTGTTCTAttatgccgtgctaaaggaaaacgccgtatgatcaacCAGGCATTACCATAGtttctttaatgaaaaatgaattttctgggaaaattttaaatatttttcctccaatttttcagacagttttgttcacaatttaatctaaaatacctgataatttcaagggaaaacataatcgactttcttcaaaaatacatgttttattcgagaagctttggcaactttcgaatgttcatacggcgttcttccttagaacggcagtaggTTTTGTGGAgacattgtttatttttgaagattttgtaTAAAAGAATCATGAGATTGAGTAATTTCACGTATAAATGTAAATCCGATAACTTTTTTGTTGGTGTGAGTTTCATCGCCACTATTTTCTGATGATCGGGAAAACCCAAAATGTATAATGCGAGGAACAAACCTTTTTCATCTCCTCGTACCTCAGAAACAAGACACATGGATTATTCCGCTGAGCCCAGTACTCTAAAACGTGCTGCCAAAACGGTGAATAAGGCACTGaaaagaggaaaggaaaaaTTACAGGATCTTAAAATTTGGAGCACAGAAAACCTAAAAGGAAGCGATTGGTACTGTATAGTAGTGAACAATtgtacacaaactgattgcggtagccGCTGGGTCGTAAAACAGTAAGTTGGacttttttagccaacgtgctttaaaagtcagcataaagctgaaaatctcaagacacagggaaaaagctcatatgagcacaatttttcccccGAAGAGATTACGCTGCAGGGGCAACACAAGTGATAGTTCGCCTTCCTGAACGGTCGTTAccagtgttgcaccaaacagcgtatctctttgagggaaaattgtgctcaaatgagctttttccctctgtattgagattttcagctttatgttaatttttaacacactttggctaaaaaattccaacttactaaAAAATTGTCCTTTATTCCTCATAATGACGACTTCATACGCATAGGTGGACCTAGAGATGGAGCAGCCTGCCTCCTCCCTCGGAAATCTACTTGGCCCCTCCCAAGGaatatgaaaaattttgctAAGTAAATGCGTGTTGCATAACATATATTTCCCATCTATGAAATTGTAATTGGATCGATTTTTCGGCGAGATTAGCCTAGTCTTTAATAAATGTAGATAGTCTAGTTTACGGAAATGAGGCattatattttacaattttattcagGTAAATAGATTGAAACGCCTGTTCGAATACTCATGCAGGTGGTCTCTATTGTTGTCAGAAAATATGATATAATAGTTTAGAATTGGAattaatagatttaaatgaataTGTTAGATTACTCACGCATGTCGTTCCTGAAAGATTTACAAAGCGTATCAAAATCACCCGAATAGTCACCGATCAGCTGATAATAACGGTAGTATGAAATGCATGCATCTTTTGGGTTACGGCAAATGTATATAATCTGAAACCGCAAAGTTACGAATGAATTTGAAGTTTAATGTTCTAACAAAATaatctttgaaactttttttttttttttttttttcaaaataatttttccaaatcagcCGACCTCTCATCCTGGTGGAAGAATGCGGTTGGAGATGGCAGTGTCTGAGACCTTCGAAGCACCTGAAATGCTGTTGAATTTGAGTAATTCCATACATTGTTGCGCAGTGTTGCATGCTTCACTCATTTCAAGCGGCATCAAGATGCCAGGATATACCTACTTACACTGATTGTGAGCGAAAACGGCAaagctactctgccgtgcttaggaaaaacgccgtatgaaccttcaggcgttgccaaatttccttcgataaatcacgaatttcttgataaacttatgaatattttcctgccaatttttcagatgatttcgttcgtaatttcacctgaagtttctgaaaatttcaaggaaaaatattcataaggttcggcataaataaacattttatcgaaggaaacttggcaactctcgaatgttcatatggctttcttccttggcacggcggtACCCCGCGCAACCACTCGTGCTCCCATGCCACACATATTGCCAtcacggttattgaaggcgaactcgacaGGATGAGAGACACCTGGTGAGAAGATTATGCAGCGTGTATTCCTTGCCGGGACAAAATAAAAGTGACTAAAATAATGATAATAGTGGACGAGAGTTACATTTTTAACCTAGAGATGCAACTTTCTGGATCAGGTCATCTGGATTTTGCCAAGGGCAAGGAGCCAGAGGcgatactttattttatttttatttttcttttatgcaATCTGTACAGCTTACCAACTTCACTTTGTTATTTTTAGGCCCTTGTCGTAGTCAGTGATATTTATGCGTTTGTTGATAAAAGGTTTtagatttattttcttcaacaTTAGAGTAACTTAATAAACAGAGTAGGGAAACTTCGTTCCGTGAGGATCCTGCATGGGGATCCATAGAAATGTCGGCGACTCTGCAAATCCCTCTGGAATCCGCTAAAAATCTCTACCGGTTGCCACTTACTGACCTTGTTGCAGACCTTGTCACAATAGTAGTCTAGATTAAGAAGATATTTTCGaaagaaattcacaaaattgttTTCATAACTAAATGAATACGCTTAACAACGTAGTTTGAGTAAGATTCACGATTTACACAAGtacatgaaatctcattttCTGCCATTTTGATTCATCTCTATGCAACGCCCGCCATTTTTAAGGATCGTAAGAGCTTCAGGAAGCCTAATATGACTGAGGCCAATTAATTTTGATCATGTAAGTGTTTATACTCTTATAGTCGAGGCAATAAAggattttaccttgcaaaatttaggtgaaatcagaTTAtggttgattcttatgtaattttttacgctgaatccgaatttttggtttcccaacaaattttccttgtgttaactccggaaaatcggaaaaaccgcggAAAATCCCGTTTTCCCGCGGTTTTCCGAAACTTCTCTTTTTCTAGAGGATTTTCCTAGATTTTTCGGagttagcacaaggaaaatttgttgggaaaccaaaaagtcggattcagcgtaaaaaattacataggaatcaaccataacctgatttcacctaaattttgcaaggtaaaccCCTATTCCATCCTCTATTGCCTGGACTCTTACTATGAAGGAACTTTAGTTCTATCAACAGCTACGAAGGGTGATTCGTGACTTTTTGCTGAGGAGGGATCCAGGAGTACTTCAATGATCCTTACTTTGGCTTGCGtcgagaaattttgaagtttttcggGGAGTAGCCTGAAGGGTAGATGAGTTTTGATGAATCTTCGTGTGTTCAGCTCGTTGACGTATTTGACCGACTGCATGACATAGTCAGGGGCTGAGAAATCCGGGTCTTCTTCGTACATCACCTCGTGGTTGTAAATAATTGAGTAACTGTCAATTAATGTAAGTCAATTATTAAAACAATGTTTTGAAGAGAAAGTACATGACGATACAAGAATAGATGCAAGAATAAAATTTCGGGTAATTGATAGGAAAGAGTTTGTTAAAATGCGACACTTTCTGCTCCCCCTTCAGATTTTCTTTGCATATTTTTAATCCTAGTCTTTCTAAACCTAAATTTTCAGACCCTCTGTAAATTTCAGGGAcgccaggggggagggggggggtaggttaggtttggtttggttaggttaggttaggttcggttCGGTTTTATTCGGTTCGGTTcggttaggttcggttaggttTAGGTCATGTTAGGGTAGATTCGGTTAGGTTAGTAAGATCCTTTGTCAAAGCATTGTTTTAAAAgaggaactttgaaaaataatgtaaaatacgtgaaaacgtttaaaaaaatacgtaatgtttttttaaaactctgttTGAACATCCCccgtttaaatcaagaattgaTTGACTACTCACTCAAGAAATGGAAATCTTTCCGGGAGAACAACTTCGGCTCCTTTATAATCTAAATTATTCGCAATGCACCAGACCATTTCCTGAGCCCATGTTGTGCctagaaaatagaaaataccTACTCATTTCCCAATTATTATTTGTGACAGATTGCGAACATGAAGGAGCAGTTGGGTAATGTACTCGTAAAGTAAATTTTAgttcaattggaccgagttaaacagaaaggaaccaagccacatcagctattgccaaatttaatcgggcaatttaattttttacatgaaaacggttgtgcggatttttgtgcaaatttctatggattttctccataatacaaagcaaattccttaaaattttcaaaggaatccgcacaagcgttctctcgtagaaaataaaattcccctgataaatttggcaatagctgatgtggcttggttcctttctgtttaacgcggtccaattattctTGTGTAAAAATCATACCTCTGGgttagatacgcccttatgctGGTGAGATACGGAATCAAGGTTTCTATGTGCTtttattcaacaaaaaaatgtattattgaAATCCATTTACAAGGAGTCAGGCGGGATAAAAGCTCGGTTAAAATTTAGCTCCcattaattttggaatttgttctctttttttgttgTAATCTCTCTCTTTTCCTATTTTAGGGGGGAAATTCAAACCTCATCCGCACttcagtactattttcggatTCAATGAAACTTGGTGACACCACGACAAATAACTAAAGGATAGTACATGACATATCGACAATGGACTTTTCAAACCACGTATTTCAATTTCACTGTTTCCAAATCTATTATCTGGTTTCAAGTTTCTTATTGATATTATGGAGAATCATCATTTagaatttttcctgaattttcttcacattgAGTAGAAAATCACAGCTGTCAAGGCACCGTTTAATCGTTTTCCAGTATAGGTATGAAGTAATATAGGAAATGTAGGACTTGTTGAAATTATCTGTGAATGAGCAGGGAAAACGATATCGTAAGAACTTAAGGTTTTGATTGGCACCTGCTTTGGGAAAGCTGCAAACGAAGACGTCATCATCTCTGATATCCATCTGTTGGATTCGGTCACCGAATTTCTTGAAGTCTTCGGGCATGACGGCCCCCTTGACCCGCACGTACCCACGACGAAATTTGTTGACGAAGAGAGTGTTGAGCACTTTCCCGCATTCCGTGTCACTTTCAATTTTCTCGTATTTCAATGTCTCCGGCATTTTCGGCACCTGtgaaatattctgccgtgctaaggaagaacgccgtatgagcctttagacgttgccaaatgtcctccgataaaaaccgaatttactgggaaaattctgaatattattctccaatattttcagacaatggagatgttgcatgtgtaaagGATTTGCGATTAGACCATTGTTTCTTatataaaagtttgcgagaaacacgatggtgccactggttttctctgaaatcatctcccaagctcaaaaaaagctctcaaagtgaggccaaaatggaggggatatcccaccctaccctgagagtccacctctacgtcaaaacaaactctccatgcaaagatagggagcaaatacattagcagggttgccgttttttcagttttagagtcgtcaaataaagtggcaaccctgctaatgcatttgctccctatctttgcatggagtgtttgttttgacgtagaggtggactctcagggtagggtgggatatcttctccattttggcctcgactcgAAAGCTGCAACATCTCAATTatgtacgcaatttgatctaaaaaatctgaaaatttcgagagaaaatataccttgatttcatcaaaaatacgttttttatcaagggaaatttggcaattttcgactgttcatacgacgttctttgaTAGGACGGCAGTTTTGGTTTTAAACAAAACTAGTAGAGCGCTACCTCCCCTAGCCCCTACTCGATTTCATCCCCAGAGGAAGCTTTGCGCACTATGGGGCACGCTTCGCGAGCCCTCATGAGATAACCTGAAAAGAACGGGCTCATCTGTAGACTAAGTATCTTCTATCGATTGATAGTCGCAAATATCTTTTATCGATCGTTGGCCCAAAAAATCAGCCTGTTGAATCAGCTAGAGCAGAAAGAATAACTGTCTCTTATATAGATTGCGAGAAGGTTATGTCCTAAGAATTTAATTATGGCTTTCTAAAGATATAAATATGtgtaaatttttattatatAATTGAATAATACATAATCAAAACGTAGGAAAAATTTAATACGTGTAAAAATAATTCTCACCGCTGTACTTTTTCTTTAACTCATTCGCGAACTTGACGAGAAAAGCACGAACTTTTGTTCTTCGAGCTGTAAGAATAGACCGAAGACAGGAAAGCACCGGCCGAAGACTAGAAATTCTCGACAGATAGTGAAATGTTTCCATGCCCAAGATTTTATGCGCAAGTGTTTCTGGGTCATTCTATTGTTACGGAGATAACGGTCGTTTTAGCTGAATGCATGATTGAAAGAAAGCAAGTGATTAATGTAATTGTTTGAATTGCTtattaatcccccccccctccggcgGTAAAAGCTTAAGACAAAGTATGTTATGTGGTTACACTGGAGGGAAGTGCGTTTTAGATTTGTGTTGAGAACAGTCAAACTCTATTCTCTTAAAATGTACGTAGAAGcctgaaaaaatttagaggaatgTCTTATATAtggccggatttatctacttgccgcccatgggtcgcctatgcattttgccgccctcttctcattcattttgaaacatcaataaaaaccatcaagtaaacgtgccggagggagaagggtgcataagacgcgttcactcgtgttggacacattttttgcgtaagccctgtcaacactactagcaaaagttcaattccgtaaacctatctctgtggggacaaagcctttcatttgtaagaaatgaactaaaaaattaagaaagaacaaacataaacgtggtttaataattttaacttccgccaccgtgtcgcgctgaccacactgtatttggcgcaatgcgtgaagtattcatgtagtcttgtaggcactgtgcgtttcacgccgcgccgaccgctgttgaccgtactgtgtttgacgcaatgcgtgaagtattcatgcagtctcgtaggcgctaatatgtgttacatgcggaccgccgcgtcgaggacttctccttttcatctcaagtcctcgtcatcatttctctttgtgCCGCGCCACttcaggccaaattacgtgtttggtttctctcaaaactaaactaattaaaagtgcgcagtcttttgtatcaccgaaatacgacaaaattagaaattaatgaactctcaggaaatgagagattttttcaccttttcttgtttgtaatttttttctgaaaccgatttttttgtacctgaattaaaaaaaattgcaaaatttgctgccccctaattttgccgccatgggccgcggcccaagtggccaccctcttaatccggccctggaatgTCTTAAACCTTTAAGTTCTGGCATCACATACTTGGATTTTCTAAAAACCTGAATAATTTTCaaactatacatttttttttattttttttacggttGTTACGATCATCCGCTTCGGTGTTCATAGAGTGCACTTCAATATCCATCCCTGGCCACAAAACTAATTTGGAAACAAAATCGGATAAAATTGGTTGGAGACCAAACAGCTTGGTGCTTGGACTTTAGCGTCCTTTATGTTTGCCCATGATGGTACgcgttttcttttgatttgttGAGATTGCACGAAccattatttctatttttttcaatttgtcaaACTCGCGACACCAtcttgtttttctctctcttcattGTAAGTATAAAAAAGTTTGGATTACTTTTGAATTAAAAGAGTTTTAATTTAACAATTCTGCCTCTTGAtagaattattttgaattttttatgactgCATTGACGGTGGTGCtgcgtaaaaaagtgaaaacatttttttaaagtttcgttTAAGCCTTCATCGTGGATAGCGGGAAAAATTCCGTGGTTGAGGATCGATCCTCCATCGGACAGGGGGAAGCTAATAAATTCAGACATCAGGTcaaaataatcgatattttgagAGATTCATCCGACGTTTCTGATTTTTCCGCCATAATCGATATTCTCAAAACCAGCTAATTGAGTTCGCCAAAATTGTCGCGTAACGATCCGATCCGATCGACTTCAATCCCTGccgtcaagaaaaagtcagaTGAGATTGGGAATCATCGTATTACCTAACGTTACCCTGTAAATTTAATGCTATTCGTTCAGTTTAACTTTTAAACCATGCAGATGGATACTGGGGAATaattgtagtagttacgttatatttaaatacgactccttcaaaaaaaaagtataaaaacagATGAGATTGGATTTCTCACTAGACAAACGAAAATCGGTATCTCCGTGACCGTTATTAAAGTCGGATTATGTGGTCTATATGTCTCAGCATTGATATTTGTATTCTACGATATTTTATTTATGACTGTTCAAATACCTTTAATGCTTTACGTATTGATTTCTGATTTTTACTCTCCTGAAGGATAGCTGATAGCCCTTTGTTGATGCGAAGTGTGAAACATACGTATCTCAGTTCCATCGTTTAATGTCCAATAATACTTCATAGGTatatattttgcgagaaaaactAGTCAAAATATGTCCATGCAATTTCGTGGGATGGTTTTCTTCCGACTGAGCGACAAAAATTTACAGAACATTTCAATATAAGCtatatttgttatttttcttgtaaaaaatatgaaaaatgagcAGAGATTTACGACGTTGTGCTCTGAgttaaactttttttcctttagcTGCCGATTAGCTTTTTAAACCTAGAAAATAATGTgtcattcattttttaacaaCGAAATCTGCATTCATACGACAAACAAACAATTTCGGTGCAGTCACTACTACTGAGAGGTTCAAAGTCCTCGGACCATGAATTAGAGGCCGCACCAACCTAGACGAGAGCATTTTTGCAACAGGTTGGAAAAATCAACGCTTCATCAATTCTTGTcagcaattgcattaaatacatTGTAATAGGACATCAAATTGACACGcgtgaaagaaagaaaaaccgtTCCGCATGAGCCTCTCGATGACATAATTTCTTACCTTTCTGTAATTATATGCCTGTTTAGGGCCCCTTTGCTAGCGTAAGACCGTGCAGATGTGATAAATGATGTTACAAAGAGAATAACGTAGCAAGTTGAAACCGCGAAATCAACAACAATCACCACTCGACTGGTAaaagtttgccaaatttctttctctAGCACGTAGGTAGAAACTTAGACCGGGCCGAACTTAGGTTCATCTGGAACGTCAAAATATCAGTACAGGTAATCGAAATTATTAGGCATAGACACCGAACTGCAGTTCGACAGCCGACATTTTTAGCGAGGAATATGAGTCTTAAAGTACAGTTCACAAAAAGTTCGGTGCTTCTACAGAAGTTTGGATTCTGTGACAGATAACTTCGGTTACTTCGACTGAAGATGTATGTGCTCGAATTTTTCCTAATAAACCGCAGTCCTCCTCCTCGTTGCACAGCATGCAACGAGGAACACCATTAAGTGGAcatacttctgccaaacggaactatgttcattatgacgtgagccctgttattcatatattcttatgggcgtCAGATCTCATGGCTTGATGCTTATAGTTCCGcatggcagaaatacatccacgTAATCTATATGGGTTTAGAAAATGTAGCAAAACTACTGCATGCGACTATGCGTGCTTCTAAGCCGCACAAATTGCCACCTCGCTTCTTGAAGGCGATTTCGACTGAACAAGTGACACGCATTCGTGGGTGCGTCTAGGAAATAGGGACTAGATGGAGGGGGCCAATGTTATAATAATATGGTCAAATCCACAGTTTGGAAGTttgcaactttgcaacgttgcaa
This window contains:
- the LOC109038980 gene encoding luciferin sulfotransferase isoform X2 codes for the protein MPETLKYEKIESDTECGKVLNTLFVNKFRRGYVRVKGAVMPEDFKKFGDRIQQMDIRDDDVFVCSFPKAGTTWAQEMVWCIANNLDYKGAEVVLPERFPFLDYSIIYNHEVMYEEDPDFSAPDYVMQSVKYVNELNTRRFIKTHLPFRLLPEKLQNFSTQAKIIYICRNPKDACISYYRYYQLIGDYSGDFDTLCKSFRNDMLPYSPFWQHVLEYWAQRNNPCVLFLRYEEMKKDLPSVIRRTAKFLGKSLSEEELPRLAQHLSFESMKGNRAVNYKPQIQINKKYNLSEKDGTTMPSGSVGGWKKLMTPQTVKEFDAWSDAKVDGSGFKFVC
- the LOC109038980 gene encoding luciferin sulfotransferase isoform X1, translating into METFHYLSRISSLRPVLSCLRSILTARRTKVRAFLVKFANELKKKYSARQNISQVPKMPETLKYEKIESDTECGKVLNTLFVNKFRRGYVRVKGAVMPEDFKKFGDRIQQMDIRDDDVFVCSFPKAGTTWAQEMVWCIANNLDYKGAEVVLPERFPFLDYSIIYNHEVMYEEDPDFSAPDYVMQSVKYVNELNTRRFIKTHLPFRLLPEKLQNFSTQAKIIYICRNPKDACISYYRYYQLIGDYSGDFDTLCKSFRNDMLPYSPFWQHVLEYWAQRNNPCVLFLRYEEMKKDLPSVIRRTAKFLGKSLSEEELPRLAQHLSFESMKGNRAVNYKPQIQINKKYNLSEKDGTTMPSGSVGGWKKLMTPQTVKEFDAWSDAKVDGSGFKFVC
- the LOC109038980 gene encoding luciferin sulfotransferase isoform X3; the encoded protein is METFHYLSRISSLRPVLSCLRSILTARRTKVRAFLVKFANELKKKYSGTTWAQEMVWCIANNLDYKGAEVVLPERFPFLDYSIIYNHEVMYEEDPDFSAPDYVMQSVKYVNELNTRRFIKTHLPFRLLPEKLQNFSTQAKIIYICRNPKDACISYYRYYQLIGDYSGDFDTLCKSFRNDMLPYSPFWQHVLEYWAQRNNPCVLFLRYEEMKKDLPSVIRRTAKFLGKSLSEEELPRLAQHLSFESMKGNRAVNYKPQIQINKKYNLSEKDGTTMPSGSVGGWKKLMTPQTVKEFDAWSDAKVDGSGFKFVC